The genomic segment ATTATTATCTTCATGGCATTGTTAACAATTAATTGGGaacacagaataaaaaaaaaaaacccttttagtTTTGGTAAGTGACAAAATAGAATACAGAACTAAATATGAGAATATGtcaatgcttctcaaactttaatgtgaaTCATCCAATGATCTTGATAAAATGcgaattctgattcagtagatctagAATGGGGCCTCAGATTCCACGTTTCTAAAAACCTTCTTGGAGATGCCCATGCTGCCGTTTCACAGAACACATCATGAGTAGCATCAgtatatgtttgtttatataaAGACAATATTCAGGAATATACAGAGGTTACATTAATACTACTTTACATAGTTtagaaaaatgtatgtatatatgtaggtatatacacatgaagatataataaaataaaaccatacttggccaggcatggtggctgatgcctataagcccagcgtgttgggaggtcaaggcaggaggattgcttgagtccaggattttaagactagcctgggcaacatagcaaggtgctgtctttataaaacaaaaacaaaacaaaacaaaaaaactcatattTGAAACTTGCCAAATATTAAAAGAGATTTGGGGTCATCTGtaagtttttgtttcctttattataattttctttgtcttcataACATTTCCCCAATTTTTATGCAGTGtgtataactttttcttttaataaaaagtttttttttctttttcaaagcaaAGAGCCACATCAAGTTTTATCGCCAAGCACTGGAAACGTCCAACAAAAATAAGCAGCAAGTCAAATGTAATGATTCCCAAAAGGAGATCGCGGttgtaaacaaatatttttaagagaggATGACACTTGCCTGATCCTGGTGGTTATGCGATTCTGACATTTGTCTTATGGTCactggagtggcttctggaagtcTTTGATGTGGTTCATCCACCTAACACAATTTTAGATAATCGTATTTTTCAGTGGAGTAGAGGTAAGATCAAAGAGCCAAGACCCAGCCATTCTCGGAGATTTCTTAGTATTGAGGATGCCCAAGTTTCACTTTGGATGCACTCCCAGGACACTTCTAAATGGGATAAGATTTCTCAGGCTCTTCAAATAACAGGGTTCTGCTTGGATCAGGAACATCTGTGAAGCAAATTCAACAGTATTTCGACTTTACTACTTTTTGTTTCCAATGAGAAAGAACTCTATATTAAATGAAATCTATAAACGTGTTGCATGCGGTTAATCGGGAAGTTCAgtaagcactttaaaaataaattttctttgcttgaaacacagtgaggaaaggaaaaaaaaataattagctcaAACATATTTGGTTTAAAGGAGTTAAGCTAACCTGGCTAAACACATTTTTGGCTGAAAGACAAAATGCAAACCAATTGTGTCTATTTTGCTTTTCTAGACAACAGGGCATCAGATTTAAAGCCCCAGAGGGAAAACAAACTAACCTGACAGGTTAAAGAAAGTATTCAAAGCTCCCATCTGCCCAGAACTAGGCAGTACTAAAATCTCTTCAATGACTGTTAAGCATAGTGTACCTTAGTCCTTTGAGCCTTACCATGAGTCCCTACACAAGACATGAAGGTCATTTCTAAGGAATTTAAGAAATATACTTACTGATCCATTAACGGTTGGGAAAAGCTAGAAATAAGTCCTTGCTTTCAGGAGTACAGAACAGTCTTATTAAAAACCACTGGTTTGACTTTAATTAGATTTCTTGTGTTATACAATTTCTGCTCTTTGTTACTAAACAAAAGACTAAAGCCTAGTTAGGATGAAAAGTGAACTAAATAATAACCAtgctaataataaaaaatttaactaaCTTTGAGCATTTATTGTATGACAGGCAAGGTTCTAAGTATTTTTGTTTAACttaacccttaaaaaaaaaaaaaaaaaaaaccctctatgAAGTTACTACTATTTATTGTCCCCACTTAACAAATCAGGATACAGAGGCACACAGAGATAAGGCAGCTTGCCCGAGGGCACACAGTTCATAAAGAGGTAGAGCCAGTTTTGAACCCAAGCAGCTGACCTCCAGAGCTTGCCTCCAGAGAAAGCAGCTGAGTGATGCTACTTGCCATTTTTGGTTATTGGGAGAgactttttttgttctccatatTCAATGATCAGTCACCTGGGCATGTGATGATTCAACCAAATAAATAAGCTCAGGTCTGAAACTTACGTGCCAAACAGGTTAATCTACCATTGGAGTCAGGCAGGGTTGTTAAGGAAAAGAGATTCACCTTAAGGGATGAATCTTTTCTACCTGTCAAGCAGTTTTGAACACAGATGAGCTCAGATGCTGAATTCCTCTCCCAAGTGAGGGGCTCACAGGCCTAAGAACTGCTAGTGATGATTCTCCAGCCAAGAGGCCTTGCAGGATTCAGGAACATTAAGGTGATTCTCTAGTACTTCTCACAAACATGAGTTAGAAAACCTAagatatcggccgggcgcggtggctcacacctgtaatcctagcactttgggaggccaaggcagggggatgacctgaggtcaggagttcgagaccggcctggccaagatggagaaacccggtctctaataaaaatacaaaattagccgggcgtgttggtgcatggctgtaatcccagctactcgggaggctgaggtaggagaatctcttgaacccgggaggtagaggttgcagtgagccaagatcctgccattgcactccagtctgggcaacaagagtggaactctgtctcaaaaaaagaaaaaaagaaaacctaggataTCCTCAGTCATCTTTTGACCCCTAAGTAAGGGTCAAATAAATCCTCTAAAGGCCACCCCAAACCTTTAGGAGGGAGATTACCACATTCTTCATCCACTTGGTAAGCATATGcaattactagctgtgtgacttagaTATGCTACAAGACCTCTAGGCCTAGATTGGCTCATGAGTGAAACAGGAGCGTCTTATCTATCTGGCCTGCCAGGAGGCAAGAGGTGGATCAGATGATCTTTTGAGAACATTTCAAGCTCTAAACTAAAAATTAAGGCAAAAGGGAAGACTGGGGAAGGAGGCACCTTGCAATCATTTGCTCATCAAAAGCCAGAGTCCTACCTGCTTTGTTAATTCTTGCAGTAAATACTCCTTCAGGTGGTAAAGTGAAGTAGTTCACCTGGAGAGGGCTGCTTTGCTCCTCGCAGAGCTTCAACCAGGCCAACTACTAAAGAGTTAATTCAGATGGTatttaataataaagaagaataaacaaaataagaaaaattagttgTTTCAGCAATACCAGAAGAGATTTTTTTAACTACACCAGGAGATCGGTATTTTCAATCCATTCTTGACTACAGGTCTCATTAATGAAGAACTGAGGAAAAGAATAAGATATGCATTCATTTTATGGCAAACTACATATTGTTATCTACCTTTAAATCAGAACATTTGCATgcagtatttttaatattaaaattaaaaatgtatgataAATGCATGTTTACAGGACTAAATGAGCTATTGTTTGCGGTAAAGCCTTGTAAATGGaatttcatgttgaaatcttAGTCTTCTGTCCCAACTCCTTCTTTCCCTagctcctctctttttctttctaacacTGAAATGtggggaagaaaaatgaaaagtgcaCATCAGAAGAGAGTCACTTGctgctttggttttattttcccatttcttcttaCTTTCTGTTTTTGGCTTTTAAAACAAGCCTCTCTCCTtcacccactcccaccctctTTGCAGAGAGCAGACTTCAAACTTCACTTCTGTCTCTAGGTCCTAAAGAGAAACAAGAGTGCGGGGTGGCGTGGGGGGAACAGAAAAGAGATCAATTGAGTTATtccaaaatgcaaattaacaaCAGGTTTTCTCATCTCAAAACTCCCACATTCTGtcaatctgaaaatattttttctcccccTCTTCTGAATGACTTAGGTCCCCACACCGCCAAGGAATTCAAGCCACAAAGGAGGTATTATGCTGCTTACAGTTCTTAATCTGCCTGCCTGAAGCTCTGCGCCAGCCTCTCAAAAGGTTCCTTCTGCAGGTTAATTGCTGGTTGGAGTTCCCAgaatagcattttcttttaagGATGATCGCTCATCCACCATCCCGGAACATTTCTCGGGTTACTCTTTAGAGTTTAATCTCCTCGAGCAAGGTCCCTGGAGACGGTGAAACCCTCCTCTCCGCGGCGTGAACGCGGGGTGCCCCTGTTCGTTCCTGGAGATTCCGGGGTTCAGCAGGGGCCCGGTGTCCCCCAGGCTGTCCCTCTCTACTGCTGCGAAAAGTGAGCGCGGTCACGGAGTGCTCCTCAGTCCTGGTGGTCATGCGACCCTTGGCCCACGAGGTCTGCAACACTTCTTGTGTTAGCTGATAATCCTCCACCCGCACAAGCACGTATTTGGGTGGGTCTGCTGGGTCCCGCGGCGGGGCTACACGCCTGCCAGAAATTCGCTTTTCTCGTTGAGAGACAGAAGGATAGCTGGGCTCCTCGCCGTGGTCCTCTCCACCCGCCGCGTGAGGAAGGTCCTTTGCACCGGCCACCTTTTCCCTTTCAGGGTCCCCTTGAGTCCCTAACCACCTCTCTGGGTGCAGGAGAAAGAGTACTTTCTCTCTGACCCAGGACTCACGGTCCAATTCCTCTCCGGCCCAAGGTCCGAGGGCCCGACCTGCCGATCTGTCCTCGTGGCCGCCGCCCTGGCTTCGGCTCGCCCCCGCCGTCGCGGGATTCCGGGCGCCCGGAGCCAGCGGGGCCCCGCGCCCCACCTCGCGCGGAAAAGACCCGAGGTCCCCCAGGCTGCGGGAGGAGTCCATGGGATTCGCAGCTCCCTGAGGCCCTCGGGTCTCCATCCTGGCAAAAGGGTCATTCATTCGTTCCTTCTTTGGCCAGTTCAAGCAGCAAGCGCCTGCTGAGCTCGGGAAAGCGCGGGACCAGCCAGCCCTGGGTGTGGCCTCTGCCGCTGCCCCGGACTCCCAGCCCGCGAGAGCTGAAGACTGGATCAGCCCCAGGCCAACCGCGTGTGGAACCCGCCTCCTCGTCCTCCGCCTCTCCCACCTGGCAGCTGTCTAACCATTCAGAGGAAGCTTGACACAAGCCCCAGtcactcctcttcttcctcctactCCTGTGCGGAGCCCTGCTCCCTTTGTCATTCGCTGATTCAGTCCCCTTTTACTTTTCACCTCTATCCTAGTTTCCCACCCACCTTTCGTTTTTCTCTGGAGCTGAGGCGCAAAGGACACCCTTTCACTGCGCCCCCCTTGAAATGCCCCAAAGTGTGTTTACTTTCCAAGGACGCTCCTTGAGGTGAAGGAATAAAGAagtttgtttgcattttaattatCTGATCTAATCCTGAAAAGGGTCTGTGTCCACTCCGAATCCACTCCCACCATGCTACCAAAATAATGGAATGTAGATCAAAGGGTCAGACTGAAAAGTTGAAGCCTTGGATAAACTGGTTTTGGTTTCTTTGTCCTTCTTCCTTTAGAATGCCAGAATCTGTATCTCTGGAGGACAGTGTGTCACAGAGTGTCCTcgtcgtcctcctcctcctctccctcctccttctccccctcctccttttctctctctccctctctgtctccccgctccccctgcctcttccctcccaccccccccccgccccatgagtctcgctctgtagctcaGAATACAGTGCAGTGGCTCGCCTCGACTTTTcaggctcccacctcagcccctcaagtaaccgggactacaggcgcgcaccccaatgcccggctttttttcttttttctttttttttagagatggtagGGGTGGGGCTCtcctatattgcccaagctggtctggaactcctggacgtGAGAGATACCCAGGATCCCCACCCTACCCCcacacccacctgggcctcccaaaattctgctattacaggcttgagccactgccctggccaGTCTTGACTTTGTGTGTAATCAACGCTTGTCTCAGGAAGGTGTAGTCTTTGATTTAAAACAAGCTATAAAACGGAAGCAAAACAAACATCCAAATGAATTTTTTCAGGATTTGAAATTGTTTGTGTTTGTGTCGTTTATAAAATTCCCTCTGCACCCACCTGTCCTCTTTAACCACAGGGGTTAAAAAAAGTAAGTGTCTCTGGCGAGGCTTTCAGAATTTACCCATAGGCAGGCCCCCTGACACACTACTCTTTGCCTAAGGTTAAGTGCGGAGGCTAGGTCATAGAAAAAGAGCTCGTTTGTGGTTTCCAGTTCATCCTTGGctgtttgttttattaaaaacccactgttggctgagtgtggtggttcacacctgtagtcccagcattttgggagtctgaggccgtcggatcacttgatgccaggagtttgagaccagcctggtcaacatggtgaaaccccgtctctacaaaaagtacaaaaattagtcaagcatgaaaccccgtctctacaaaaagtacaaaaattagtcaggcatggtggtacacacctgtaatcccaactacttgggatgctgaggcacaagaatcacttgaaccagagagggagaggttgcagtgagccaagatcatatcataccactgcactctagtctgggtatTACagcaagaattaaaaaaagaaaaaaagaaaaaaaagaaaggaaagaaagagaaatctaaaTCCTGCCTGATTTAGAAAAAtgagtgcaatggtgaaaaattCTGCCCATAGTAGAAAACAAAGCAGTATAGTGAGATATTTGGAAAGGGAGGACTTCTGATATCTGCCAAatcatataaagaaataaagtgatGGAGGAGGAGTGAGAAAATCTGTGTCAGATTTGGCTAATTAGAAGCCTGACCTTAGTGGGCACAGTGACGCCTactggtaatcccagctgcttttgaggttgaggtgggaggatcccttgagcctaggagttggaatCTGGCCTGCACCATATGCTGAGACCCCTTTCtcttcaacaacaaaaacaaccaaaaaatataCATGCCTGAACTTGGTCTGATTACTCCTCAatcaaaattaactcaaattttTGAGTGTTTTAGCCAAGAGTTGTTCTAAGCACTCTATATATTTAAACACATTGATTCTTTACAACAAACTGTGAAAGTAGTACTGTTTCTTTGGTCTCTTCGAAATTTTTGaagcacaaagaggttaagtgtGTGCCCAAGGTTAAAACCAATAAACAGTGGAGCCAAGATTCTAACTTATTTAAATGCTTGCTCCAAAATGACCTCTAAATTACCTTCATATTTTAAGCCTGTGACCTCATGCTCTTTTCTGTTCATTTACATAACCACTAATTACTAACTATAAGCTACTCTTCTAGGTGATAGAGACATCTGGAGGAACAAGCCAAATTGCTTATCCTcttaaaggttttatttatttatttatttatttatttatttatttatttgagacagagtttcactcttttcgcccaggctggattacaatggcgcaatctcagctcactgcaacctccacctcccaggttcaagcaattctcctgcctccgccccctgagtagctgggattacaggcatgtgccaccgcacctggctaattttgtcttttttgtagagatgaacttttaccatgttggccaggctagtctcaaactcctgacctcacataatccacccaccttggcctcccaaagtgctgggattacaggcatgagccaccacacccagccaaatgtttttattcttatcTATGCAGTAACATATATCAATCTTCTGTCCAGAACTAGGagataataaattaaccttaatATACATGAAAATTACCTACAGCTCAATGTCTTACACTCCTTACAAAGATTCTGTTCTTATAGAGATTTGGATACAGATTTTTAGCAAGTCCCTCAGTAATTCTAAACCTAGTGGTTCATGGACATTGTGAGAAGCATTTCCAAAAACATGTGTAGATAAACTCTAACACTTTTTTGCTTATTTAGAGTGGCAACAacaatactatattttctttccttgaagAATATTGGGAGAATTCCAATAAGGTGTCTGTATTTTAAGGGAAATATAATGTAAACCATAATGTTTATTGCTTTCAAATAGTTTTCTTGCCATTGGGGATTGTATGAGGTATTAGAGTGGGGcatgagaaaagaggaaaagttaTTTGCTGAAGAATGAAGCAGACTCATTTGTCATATTGCATTTGCATTTCTAGATGTCAAGAAGTTATGTATTAATGCATGAAAGAACATGAAAGGGAAATGCTAAATGAATCAATCTTCAAAAAGGTGAAGTCTGAAAAGCATATCAACCAGAAAAACAGACAGCTTGCCTCTAGGATAGTGGTGTCTGTTGTGCTTTAATATCTCAAAGTGCCTAAAAGACTGATAAAGGATGCTAAAGTGAACCCATTTACTTTGTCTCTGATGTGCCCATAATAGCTGCAAATGTGCAGGCCAATGAGTAATAAAGCAATTTATATTCCTGGGGTCTGTAAAGTTACTGGGGATCATCAGCACATGCTTTGCCCTGGTAGGGCCAAAAGAGCAATctaacccaccttggcctcccaaagtgctgggattacaggtgtgagccaccacacccagcctaaccAAAGAGCAGTCCCTCTTATTTTGCCTGTTAGAACTAGAAGTTATTTTACATACTTATGACACTCTCATAAGTTATTTGAACAATTCTGCCTTTCGAAGGTTTACTCTTCACTTGCAGACCTCTGCCTTTAATTTACACCTGTAGCAATATTTCATAGCTTTTTTTCCCCTGTCAGATACAACATTCTTGAGTTGAAAAACTCATCTATTGAACCGTTTTTAACTTCTGAGAAAGCAAAAAGTGGCCCTTCAGGTAGCCAGGCCATGGTAATCCCAACTGAACATTATGAAAACTCAGAATAGAAGCATCGTTTATATAAAGCCAGTCTGTGACCATGTTTGTAACAAGACAGACAAGGACactaaaaactgtaaagaagattAAACATCCCCCTCTTACAGCTAACAGAAATGACTATCAATCCTTTACTAATGATACTTCTGGTCTACATCTACTTTAAtcctctcctttcctggataAAAGTCACCAAGGCACCCCATCATGGAGTTGATCCCAGTTCTTGACAACATCTAACGCAGCACTGGCTCCTGTTTCGTTAAATCTTATTTAGGACTATCATCTCTAGTCCAAATCCTATACAAAGCCCCTCCCAAATCCACTTAGTGAATTATCCCGTAATTACTCAAGGGTGCATTCTTAACCGctgaagcaagaaaaataaacctaacttatttttctttagtacACGAGTGTTTCTGCTGGTCTTTGtttgctaaaatttaaaacttgtcaATTTAGAAAGCATATAATGTTGTATTCCCAAATGAAGTAGGCACAAACATTGTGGGTAGAAAGTGAGGGGGACAAATTGGAGCAGGAATGGATTTGTAGTTACTTGGTTACAATCAGCTTGAAGTGGCTGATTAAGAAATGCAGCAGTGCATCAATTGAATAAATATATCaatcaaataaaacaatacattaatatgattttacttttaaatgggAAAGACAGAGTTGTGGAAAGTAGAAGGACCAAGAAGAACTCTTCTATTTGAGCATATTAGCTACAGTTTTTGTTTCTGTATCTGGTTGTAGAGTTAATGTGACATTCTATGAGAATCTATACAATATTGGCAGATGGGTTGTCCATTAGTGCTTTTGGCAACAGAATTCACAATTCAGACAAGAGTCTTTCAGCAAAGACTCTTAGGCCCACTTACTCTTATTAGGTCAGTcgataaataaatatattcagataatatttttcatgtttagaGATAGATGAGCCTGCCATGTTATGACAGGTTGTGCTCACTCCCATAACAATTTCATCAAGAAAAAGATTAGTGGTGGTTCTCAACTATGGTTGTACATGAAGTTCAGGCCTCACCTGATACTATTCGATCAGACTGAATGAGGGGCTGCAGGCAAGACCATTTTTTACACCACCCCATCTGAAATGATCAGTGTGTAACTAAGATTAAGGACCATTGcacagccaggtgtgatggctcatgcctgtaatcccaacagtttgggaggctgaggtgggcagatcacttgagggcaggagttggagatcaacttgtccaacatcatgaaaccgcatctctgctaaaaaatacaaaaagttagccaggtgtggtggtgcacacctggagtcccagctacttgggaggctgaggcacgagaatcacttgaacctgggaggcggaggttgcagtaagccgagatcacaccattgcactccagccttggcaacaaagtgagactccatctcaaaaaaaaaaaaaaaaaaaaaaaaggataataaagcTTCTTTGCATAAAGAAGATTATTAATTGGTTGCTCGATATGCATCCATCCTATATAACTACATTATTTTTGTTAAGTAAATGCAAAAATTTCTGTAACTAGAGTTTATA from the Macaca mulatta isolate MMU2019108-1 chromosome 4, T2T-MMU8v2.0, whole genome shotgun sequence genome contains:
- the C4H6orf141 gene encoding uncharacterized protein C6orf141 homolog, with amino-acid sequence MNDPFARMETRGPQGAANPMDSSRSLGDLGSFPREVGRGAPLAPGARNPATAGASRSQGGGHEDRSAGRALGPWAGEELDRESWVREKVLFLLHPERWLGTQGDPEREKVAGAKDLPHAAGGEDHGEEPSYPSVSQREKRISGRRVAPPRDPADPPKYVLVRVEDYQLTQEVLQTSWAKGRMTTRTEEHSVTALTFRSSREGQPGGHRAPAEPRNLQERTGAPRVHAAERRVSPSPGTLLEEIKL